In a genomic window of Candidatus Manganitrophaceae bacterium:
- a CDS encoding circularly permuted type 2 ATP-grasp protein — protein MTKQTALRRSATDEMCDIRGAVRAHYSSFHHWLQTTPASQAKEKQKEADRLFRRLGITFAVYGESAGTERLIPFDLIPRIIPAKEWQILAAGLRQRVVALNAFLHDLYHGQEILKAGRIPAEMVFSNPQYRVEMQGIHPAGGVYVHIAGVDVVHTGEGEFHILEDNLRTPSGVSYMLVNRRMMMRLFPELFASHSIAPVEHYPELLLETLRAAAPEGTREPTVVLLTPGPYNSAYFEHTFLAQQMGIEVVEAQDLFVRDNKVFMQTMEGPAQVDVIYRRIDEDFLDPLAFRSDSALGVPGLLSVYRSGGVTLANAVGTGVADDKAIYAFVPEMIRFYLGKEPILKNVPTFLLRNREDRAYVLAHLHELVVKEVHGSGGYGMLIGPTSTPKERALFRQRILRNPENYIAQPTLALSTCPTFVEQGIAPRHIDLRPFVLSGRTIHLVPGGLTRVALRDGSLVVNSSQGGGTKDTWVLEE, from the coding sequence ATGACGAAGCAGACCGCGCTCCGTCGATCCGCCACCGACGAGATGTGCGACATCCGGGGCGCGGTTCGGGCCCACTATTCCTCTTTTCACCATTGGCTGCAGACGACGCCGGCTTCTCAGGCCAAGGAGAAACAGAAAGAGGCCGACCGGCTCTTTCGCCGACTCGGCATCACCTTCGCCGTTTATGGAGAGTCGGCCGGCACGGAGCGCTTGATCCCCTTTGACCTCATCCCCCGGATCATTCCGGCGAAAGAGTGGCAGATCCTGGCGGCCGGCCTGCGGCAGCGGGTCGTGGCGCTCAATGCCTTTCTTCATGATCTCTACCATGGTCAAGAGATCCTCAAAGCAGGCCGGATCCCGGCAGAAATGGTCTTCAGCAACCCCCAGTACCGGGTTGAAATGCAGGGGATCCATCCCGCCGGCGGGGTCTATGTTCATATCGCCGGGGTCGATGTGGTTCATACGGGAGAGGGGGAATTTCACATCCTGGAGGACAACCTCCGGACCCCCTCGGGGGTCTCCTACATGCTGGTGAATCGCCGGATGATGATGCGCCTTTTCCCGGAGCTCTTCGCCTCCCACTCGATCGCGCCGGTCGAACATTATCCCGAACTGCTCCTCGAGACCCTGCGCGCCGCCGCGCCCGAGGGGACCCGGGAGCCGACGGTGGTTCTCCTCACCCCCGGCCCCTACAACAGCGCCTACTTCGAGCATACCTTTCTGGCGCAACAGATGGGGATCGAAGTGGTCGAAGCGCAAGATCTATTCGTTCGAGACAACAAGGTTTTCATGCAGACGATGGAGGGACCGGCTCAGGTCGATGTCATTTATCGTCGGATCGATGAAGATTTTCTCGACCCCCTCGCATTCCGCTCCGATTCGGCGCTCGGCGTACCGGGGCTCCTCTCGGTCTACCGCTCCGGCGGGGTCACCCTTGCCAATGCGGTCGGGACCGGCGTGGCCGACGATAAAGCGATCTATGCTTTTGTCCCTGAGATGATCCGCTTTTATCTCGGCAAGGAGCCGATCCTCAAGAACGTCCCGACCTTCCTCCTGCGCAACCGCGAAGACCGCGCCTATGTGTTGGCCCATCTCCATGAGTTGGTCGTCAAAGAGGTTCATGGCTCCGGGGGCTACGGCATGCTGATCGGACCGACCAGCACGCCGAAGGAGCGAGCGCTCTTCCGTCAGCGGATTCTTCGGAATCCTGAGAATTACATTGCGCAGCCGACCTTGGCCCTCTCGACCTGCCCCACGTTCGTGGAACAAGGAATCGCCCCCCGCCACATCGATCTTCGCCCCTTTGTCTTAAGCGGGCGGACGATCCACCTCGTCCCCGGCGGTTTGACCCGGGTTGCGCTGCGCGACGGCTCCTTGGTCGTCAACTCTTCTCAAGGCGGGGGGACGAAAGACACCTGGGTCTTGGAGGAGTAA
- a CDS encoding cold shock domain-containing protein: MMKGTVKWFNGSKGYGFITREDGQGDVFVHFSAIVGDGYKSLEEGNAVEFDVTQGQKGPQATNVKLVS, translated from the coding sequence ATGATGAAAGGAACCGTAAAGTGGTTTAACGGCAGCAAAGGGTATGGGTTTATCACACGTGAGGATGGACAAGGCGATGTCTTCGTCCACTTCAGCGCGATCGTGGGCGACGGCTACAAATCCCTCGAAGAGGGAAATGCGGTTGAGTTCGACGTGACCCAGGGCCAGAAGGGGCCGCAAGCCACTAACGTCAAATTAGTTTCCTAA
- a CDS encoding elongation factor G, with protein MASISQVRNIGISAHIDSGKTTLTERILYYTGKIHKIEEVRGKSGVGAKMDSMELEREKGITIQSAATYCTWKDNVINIIDTPGHVDFTIEVERALRVLDAAILVLCGVSGVQSQSITVDRQMRRYKIPRIAFINKLDRSGADPFRVIKQLREKLGHNAHALTMPIGAENDFRGIIDLTNMRAYYFEGDNGENIREEEIPADLKDQAEALRHDLIEAVSDFDDAIAEKFLEEKPVGTEELRKAVRKATIALQLIPVMMGSAVKNKGVQLLLDGIGHYLPDPTEVTNQAHDQENSEAKVILESRPDKPLVMLAFKLEDGRYGQLTYTRIYQGKLSKGDVIHNSTNGKKIRVSRLVRMHADEMHDIDSAEAGGICAMFGVDCASGDTFTDGTVHYTMTSMHVPDPVISLAVWPKDKGGAGNFSKALNRFTREDPTFRVHRDEESAQTIISGMGELHLDIYMERIKREYGCEVQNGQPQVAYRETVSQRADFVYTHKKQTGGSGQFAKIGGYIEPLPADAVETFEFVDDIKGGSIPREFIPACEKGFREQVKTGTLIGFPVVGVRVVINDGASHPVDSSEMAFKICAMAAFREAYPQGRPIILEPIMKLGCEAPVEFQGGVMGLINQRRGIITGTQSNDSFVQIEAEVPLSAMFGFSTDLRSGTQGKGEFTMEFLKYAQVPRQISEELIKAYQTKRAEERK; from the coding sequence ATGGCAAGCATCAGTCAAGTTCGAAATATCGGCATTTCGGCGCATATTGATTCCGGTAAGACGACTCTGACAGAAAGAATTCTTTATTACACCGGAAAGATCCATAAAATCGAAGAGGTCCGCGGAAAATCGGGCGTCGGCGCGAAGATGGATTCGATGGAGTTGGAGCGGGAGAAAGGGATTACCATCCAATCGGCCGCAACCTACTGCACCTGGAAGGACAACGTCATTAACATCATCGATACGCCGGGCCACGTCGATTTCACCATCGAGGTGGAGCGGGCCCTTCGGGTGTTGGATGCCGCCATCCTGGTCCTCTGCGGCGTCTCCGGCGTTCAGAGCCAGTCGATCACCGTCGACCGTCAGATGCGGCGATACAAGATTCCACGGATCGCCTTCATCAACAAGTTGGACCGATCGGGAGCCGATCCGTTCCGCGTAATTAAACAGCTGCGGGAGAAGCTCGGGCACAACGCCCATGCGCTCACGATGCCGATCGGCGCGGAGAATGATTTCAGAGGCATCATCGATCTCACCAACATGCGGGCTTACTATTTCGAGGGTGATAATGGAGAGAATATCCGTGAGGAAGAGATCCCGGCCGATCTAAAAGACCAGGCGGAAGCGCTTCGCCATGACCTGATCGAAGCGGTCTCCGATTTTGACGATGCCATCGCCGAAAAATTCTTGGAAGAGAAACCGGTCGGCACTGAAGAGCTCCGGAAGGCGGTTCGAAAAGCAACGATCGCCCTTCAGCTCATCCCGGTGATGATGGGCTCCGCCGTTAAAAATAAAGGGGTACAGCTCCTCCTCGACGGCATCGGCCACTATCTCCCCGACCCGACCGAGGTCACCAACCAGGCGCACGACCAAGAGAACAGCGAAGCGAAGGTCATCCTGGAGAGCCGTCCCGACAAGCCGCTGGTGATGCTCGCCTTCAAGCTGGAAGACGGGCGATACGGCCAATTGACCTACACCCGGATCTATCAGGGGAAGCTGAGCAAGGGAGACGTCATCCACAACTCGACGAACGGGAAGAAGATCCGCGTCTCCCGATTGGTTCGGATGCATGCCGATGAGATGCACGACATCGACAGCGCCGAGGCGGGGGGTATCTGCGCCATGTTCGGCGTCGACTGCGCCTCGGGAGACACCTTCACCGACGGCACCGTTCATTATACGATGACCTCGATGCATGTCCCCGATCCGGTGATCTCGCTGGCGGTCTGGCCGAAAGACAAAGGGGGCGCCGGTAACTTTTCCAAAGCGTTGAATCGCTTTACGAGAGAAGATCCGACCTTCCGCGTCCACCGCGATGAGGAGAGCGCCCAGACGATCATCTCCGGGATGGGCGAGCTCCATCTCGATATCTACATGGAGCGGATCAAGCGGGAATATGGCTGCGAGGTCCAGAACGGGCAGCCGCAGGTGGCTTATCGTGAGACCGTCTCTCAACGGGCCGACTTTGTTTATACCCACAAGAAACAGACCGGCGGCTCCGGCCAATTCGCGAAGATCGGCGGTTACATTGAGCCGCTTCCGGCCGACGCGGTCGAGACGTTCGAGTTCGTTGATGATATCAAGGGGGGTTCCATTCCCCGGGAATTCATCCCAGCCTGTGAAAAGGGTTTCCGCGAACAGGTAAAGACCGGCACGCTGATCGGATTCCCGGTGGTCGGCGTCCGGGTCGTCATCAACGACGGCGCCTCTCATCCGGTCGACTCTTCCGAAATGGCGTTTAAAATCTGCGCCATGGCGGCCTTCCGCGAGGCGTATCCTCAGGGACGCCCGATCATTCTCGAGCCGATCATGAAGCTCGGTTGCGAAGCGCCGGTGGAGTTTCAAGGCGGCGTGATGGGGCTGATCAATCAACGAAGGGGAATCATTACCGGAACGCAGAGCAACGACAGCTTCGTTCAGATTGAAGCCGAAGTTCCCCTCTCCGCGATGTTCGGTTTTTCGACCGATCTGCGAAGCGGCACACAGGGCAAAGGGGAATTCACAATGGAATTCCTCAAATATGCTCAGGTGCCGAGGCAGATTTCCGAGGAGCTGATCAAAGCCTACCAAACCAAACGGGCCGAAGAGAGAAAATAA
- a CDS encoding metallopeptidase family protein, with product MTRKEFEARVRDAIDRIPAEFQAAMKNVAILIEDWPGPEAEELMEDDPDEVLYGFYQGVPLPERTADDSGMLPDVIYLYQRPLEADFPDRASLIREIEITLVHEIAHYFGFDEEILARYGYD from the coding sequence GTGACGAGGAAGGAATTTGAAGCGCGCGTCCGGGACGCGATCGATCGGATTCCGGCCGAGTTCCAGGCGGCGATGAAGAACGTCGCCATCCTGATTGAAGATTGGCCCGGCCCCGAAGCCGAGGAGTTGATGGAGGACGATCCGGACGAGGTCCTCTACGGATTCTATCAGGGGGTGCCGCTTCCGGAGCGGACCGCCGATGACTCGGGGATGTTGCCCGATGTCATTTATCTCTATCAAAGGCCGCTTGAAGCCGATTTTCCCGACCGCGCGTCGTTGATCCGTGAAATTGAGATCACCTTGGTCCATGAGATTGCACACTACTTCGGATTCGATGAAGAGATCCTCGCCCGCTACGGGTATGATTAA
- a CDS encoding sigma 54-interacting transcriptional regulator has product MKLDATTILNAMSEGVFAVNTDKKVIFANRALGRMLFHNDAVSEDLESVQEILGESILVSKHAALLDRLMFKQERVSHYETVLRDVNGTPIPVHIHIDLLLNDEGEVIGAVEMIQNLGPAAPEQGEKQSRPSGLRSLVGKSKKLLEVLDLVASASGSTATVLLEGESGTGKELIARAIHQMGPRREKPFIAVNCASLPEELLESELFGHMKGAFTTAIYDRPGRFELANQGTLFLDEIGDMSPAAQAKVLRVLQEQEFERVGGTKMIHVDVRIIAATNKDLTEAVGAGGFREDLYYRIRVFPIRVPSLRERKDDIFPLIKHFMAKFSRETGKQITNISPEALDYLLSYDYPGNVRELENMIEHAFVTSPGPTLSIEHLPKPVTPLSKGAPPAVKKETLANQERSLMLKTLEKTHWNQVKAAEELGISRSTLWRRLKQFGIKPPQ; this is encoded by the coding sequence ATGAAGCTCGACGCGACGACGATTTTGAATGCAATGAGCGAAGGGGTCTTTGCCGTCAATACCGATAAGAAAGTCATCTTTGCCAACCGGGCGCTGGGACGGATGTTGTTCCACAACGATGCGGTATCGGAAGACCTGGAGTCGGTTCAGGAGATCCTTGGCGAGAGCATCCTTGTCTCGAAACACGCGGCGCTGCTCGACCGGTTGATGTTCAAGCAGGAGCGGGTCTCCCACTATGAAACGGTCCTCCGAGATGTAAACGGGACGCCGATTCCGGTCCACATCCACATCGATCTTCTCTTAAATGACGAGGGGGAGGTGATCGGCGCGGTGGAGATGATCCAAAACCTCGGGCCGGCCGCGCCGGAGCAAGGGGAGAAACAGTCCAGGCCGTCGGGCCTCCGCTCACTGGTGGGGAAGAGCAAGAAACTGCTCGAGGTGCTCGATCTGGTCGCCTCCGCCTCCGGATCGACCGCCACCGTCTTGTTGGAAGGAGAGAGCGGCACCGGCAAGGAGCTGATCGCCCGGGCGATCCATCAGATGGGACCGCGGCGCGAGAAGCCCTTTATCGCCGTGAACTGTGCGTCGTTACCCGAGGAGCTTTTGGAAAGCGAGCTTTTCGGCCATATGAAAGGGGCCTTTACGACAGCAATCTATGACCGCCCCGGCCGATTTGAATTGGCAAATCAGGGGACGCTTTTTCTCGATGAGATCGGTGATATGAGTCCGGCGGCGCAGGCAAAGGTTCTCCGCGTGTTGCAGGAGCAGGAATTCGAGCGGGTCGGCGGGACCAAGATGATCCATGTCGATGTTCGGATCATCGCCGCGACGAACAAAGATCTGACCGAAGCGGTCGGCGCCGGCGGTTTTCGGGAAGATCTCTATTATCGGATTCGTGTCTTCCCGATCCGTGTGCCCTCGCTCAGAGAGCGCAAGGATGATATCTTCCCGCTGATCAAGCACTTTATGGCGAAATTCAGCCGGGAGACCGGAAAGCAGATCACCAACATTTCCCCCGAGGCGCTCGACTATCTCCTCTCCTATGATTATCCGGGCAATGTGAGGGAATTGGAAAATATGATCGAGCACGCTTTTGTGACCTCCCCCGGCCCGACCCTCTCGATTGAGCATCTTCCGAAGCCGGTCACACCTCTTTCCAAAGGGGCACCGCCGGCGGTTAAAAAGGAGACGCTGGCCAATCAAGAGAGAAGCTTAATGCTCAAGACCCTTGAAAAGACCCATTGGAATCAGGTCAAAGCGGCGGAAGAGCTTGGAATCAGCCGATCGACCCTGTGGCGTCGTCTCAAACAATTTGGTATCAAACCTCCCCAGTAA